From Saccharibacillus brassicae:
CACCGTACTTGCCGGCGATTCCGAATTCGAAGAGGTCGAGCAGGAGGAAGCGTCGGCCGCAGGGAATGCGGGCACTGCGGAATCTTTGTTTTTCCGTCCGCTTAGCGTGGACATGCAGAATCTGACGACCGGGCCTTTGTCCGTCAAGCTGGAGCAGGCTTTCGTGCTTCGCCAGGCGCCGGACGATTTCTGGACGACGCTTGCTGCTCCCGGATCGGAAGAACGGCAGGCGAGCGCCGAACTGCCGGACGGCAGTCGGCTGACTTATCGCTACGCGCGCCAGGGCCGCGATCTCAAGATCGTGACCGAGACCCGCGATCCGCTCAAGCTGGTGCAGGGAACGGTGTTGAGCGTGGACGGCGAAGTACGGCAGCCGGACGCGAAGTCTTCCTACAGCCCGTATCGGGCACAGGGAGCTTACCGGGTCGACGTTTACCGCAGCGTGCCGCAGGATGCCGAGCTGAAGCTGGGCTTGGGCCTGTACGGACAGCTCGATCCGTCCCGGGATATGGAAATCGTGCTGCGGAAGTAGGCGCGAACCCGGCCTGACGCCGCCGCAAGCTCCGCGAACGGCATGAACGTTGCGAACGGTACGAATGGCGCAAACGACGCAAACGCAAGCGTACGAATCTTTCGGTGTTCCAAGTCCGGCCCCGCCCTGTTCGCAGGCGGGGTCGGGCTTTTTTGGTTTTTTTTCAAAAAGCGAACTGTTCGTCATTCCCGCGAGTCTCTATAACAGGGAACCATCACATAAGAGGGGTAAAGGACGTGAGAAATGGTGGACGACAATACGTTATTCATAACCTACAGGGAAGACGTGTACCGATACTGTCTGCACATGCTGCGGAACCAAACGGACGCGGAAGATATCTGCCAGGAGGTGTTCGTCAAAGCGATGCTGGCGGATCGAAGTCAGGTGGAGCATGTCAAAGCATGGCTGATGCGGATCACCGCCAACGAATGCCATTCGCTGATGCGGCGCCGGACGAACGGAAACGTCAAAGAGAAAAAGGCGTTCACGATCAACGTGCCGCTGCGTGCGCCGCAATCGGTCGAGCAGACTTTCGAGAAAAGCGAGACGGCGGACGAGTTCGGGAATCTGTTGAACAAATTAAAGCCCAAAGTGCGCGAAGCGCTGCTGCTGTACTACATGGCGGATCTGTCGACGGCCGAGACGGCCGAAGCGCTGGGCGTGCCGGTCGGGACCGCGAAGTCGAGAGTTAATCGGGGGTTGAAAATGCTCAAGAAATTGTATGAAAAAAGTCCGGAATCGCCGGGGAAAGGAAGTGAACGGCATGTCTCAAATTACTGAACAGCACATCCAGCAAAAAATGCGGAGTTTGCCGGACGGCAGCCCGAATTACGAAGAAATGTGGAGCCGGATTCGCCTGGAAGTGGAGCGCCGCCGCTCGGGATGGAGCGAGCAGACCGAGACCGTACCGGAGAAAACCGTTTTTTCGCGCGCGCGCCAATGGACGCTGGCCGCTTCCGCCGCCGCCGTGATCGCCACGGCCGCCGGCACCGCCGTTTATTTGGAACAGCGGCAGGCCGAGCCGGAAGCGATTACCGCCGATCCCGCCGGCCAGCGCGTCGATGCCTCGGCCGAAGTCGACGGCGTGAAGCTGAGTCTGGATAATGCGGTGATCGGCTATCAACAAACGGACGGAACAACCCAAATGGCGTTGCAAATGAGTCTCTCGGGACTGGAAGGACAGGCTTTCGACGACGCGGCATTCCAAACGGCAACGCTAACTGACGTGGACAGCGGAACAAGTACGCCGATCGAAGCTTTTTTCAACGTGGACGAAGGTTCGGATCGACTGACTCTAACCCGGTATATTCAAGAAAACCTGCCTGCCGCCGGAGAGAAAAGACAGTATCGGCTGAAGATGACCGATCTTCATGTGAACGACAGAGTCGAGGTTCCGCTCGAAAATCCTGCAGAAGGCAAAAGCTACGAAATCATTCCGGCCGACGATTTTCGTTTCGAACTGTCCGCTTACCGCTGGACGGCCAAAGATACAAAGTTGAGTCTGGAATATCGGGCCAATCAAGCGGAACCTGTGCCCGATATTTACGATTCGCAAAAGCATGAAACCCAAGTGCAGCATCGGGGCTTTATCTGGGCCAAAAACGGAGACACCGTAATCAAGCCGAAAGAAAGCCGATACGGCGAGAATGGCAAAACCGAATTTTTCGATTTTGGAAATTTGACCGGACAGGAGCGGAACAACCTGCAATTCGTCTACGCCTACGCTCAAACGGTCAAAAAAGTGGAAGGCGAATGGTCGATCGACTTTACGGTCGAAGGTTCGACAGCCACTCCGGCTGCCGAGTCGGTTCCGATCCCGGATACGGCGGCATTGGAAGAACGCACGGGCATGACCCTTGCCGAAGCGCAGGTCACTCCGTTCGAAGTGCGGATTCCGGTCACGCGTGAGGACGATTCTTCCGTGCTTCAAGACGGCAAGTTCATGTACTATAACCGTATGATCTTGCAGGCCGGAGAATTTGAAACGAAGGGCATGCAGGCTCCGATTCCGGGGTTGCCTTACAATCCGATAGAAGGGGTTACGACAGACGGCGAGACGATGTACTTTGGCTTCAGGGGCAACCAGCTTCAGGATCTCGCCAAGGAACCGCTCACGTTGAAGCTGCGCGATGCGTTAGTCGCCCGGGTCTACCCGGACATCTGGACCGAAGTCCAGCCTCCGAGCGATAAAGTCCAAGCCGCAGGGGAGAATATGCCTGACGGGAGCGTTATGGCTTACAAGATTGTGCGCAAAGGCAAAGACGTGCAGATCACGACGCCTACGGGCGGCAAGTTCTATCTGGTGACCGGCACGCGGTTGAAAGTCGACGGTCAGACGTACGAACCCGATCCGAAGCAGTCTTACTACAAAGACACCGGCAAAACCGGCTTCCGCATGGATGTGTTCAAAAACGTGCCGGAAGGCAGTAAGTTTGCGATCAACGCGGGCACGTACGGCGTGTACGATTCGTCGCGGGACATCGACGTTCAGATTCGGTAAAAGAGAAAAGAGAAAAGAGAATTGGAAAACGGGAACCGAACGGCAAAACGAAAAAGCAAAACGAAAAGGGAGAGCCTTCGGAGGCTCTCCCTTTTCGTTCAGTCTTATACTTCAGTCTTATACTTCCGCTCCGTTCTCTCTGGCCCACGCATTCAGCTTCCGGTCGCTCGGCAGCAGGAACGTGAGCACGCCGAGCAGCGGCAGGAAGCTGCAAAAGCGCATGACCGCGGCGACGCCGGCCGCGTCCATCCAACTGCCCAGCACGAGACCGCCGATTCCGCCCATGCCGAACGCAAGGCCGGTGACGAGTCCCGATACCGCGCCGATCCGGCCCGGAATAAGCATCTGGGCGTAGACGACGGACACCGAGAAGCTCGACAGCAAAATAAATCCGATCAGCGTCAGCAGGATGCCGGTCCACGTCAGGTTGGCATACGGAAGCGCGAGCGTCAGCGGGGCGGCCAGCAGCATCGACGCGAACAGCACGTTGCGTTTGCCGAACCGGTCGGCCAGCGGACCGCCGAGCAGCGTGCCGACGGCGCCCGCGGCAAGGAACAGGAAGACGTAGATCTGCGCGTCGGCGATACTGACGCCGAACACGTCGCGCAGATAGAACGCGTAGTAGCTGCCGACCGACGTCACGTACCACGACCGCACGAAGACGAGCAGCAGCAGAAGCGTCATGGCGGACAGAATGCGTTTGCGCGCCTGCGGGCTCAGCGCTGTTCGCACGGCGGTCTTTTTGGCATGGGCCGCCGCTTTGAGCGTGCGTCCGTACCAGCGCGCGATAAAGAGCTGAATAACGATGCCGAGCGCGGCCAGGCCCGTGAACCAGATCGCGCCGAACTGGCCGAGCGGGATAAAGATCAGCCGCGTCAACAGCGGAGCGAGCGACTGCCCGGCGTTGCCGCCGACCTGGAAGATCGACTGCGCAAGGCCGCGGCGAGGACCTGCGGCCATATGCGAGACGCGCGAGCCTTCCGGATGGAACGCCGCGGAGCCGAGGCCGACGAAGATAACCGCGACGATGACCGCCGCGTAGCTCGGCGCATAGGCGAGCAGCAGCATGCCGGTCAGCGTGGAAGCCATCGCGATCGGCAGCAGCGACGGCGTCGGCCGCTTGTCGGCGAACAGCCCGATGACAGGCTGCATGATCGACGCCGTGAAGTTGATCGCGAACAGGATCCAGCCGAGCTGGCCGTAGCTGAGCGACATGGAATCCTGAAGGATCGGCATGATGGCGGGAATGACCGCCTGCATCGAATCGTTGAACAGATGCACGAGGCCGATCGCGAACAGCACACCGTAGACGGTGCCGCGCGGGCGGCTTTCGGGCGCGGGAATCCGGGTAGCAGAGCCTGCGGGGTTCGGATCGGAACCTTCCGCGAGCGCTCCGGGCTTGACGGGCATGATGGCAGACCTCCTGGGACTTGGTGAATGTGTATCATTGTAGGCGAAGCGCCGGAATCGGGCAATAGCGGCAGGGGAAGAAGCTTGTCCGGTCTGCCGGCCGGAACGTCCGTTCAGGCGGTTGACTCCGCTTACAGCCGATGTTATGATAACCGCGAGGCTTGTTACCGGTAATGCGGGCAATACCACGATGAATCGACAGACGTACAGGAAGGACGAAGGTCCTTTTTAGCCAGACGTACGCTTGTTTCATTGTAGGTGTTGCCTTTTTTGGTGCTTCTCCCGACAAAAGCACTTAATCCTCAAAAACGGGTGGTCCATGTGATAATTAAACAGATTTTCAACAACAACATCGTCAGCACGGTGGACGACAAGAATCAGGAACTGCTGATCCTCGGCCGGGGTATCGGGTTCAATTCAAAAGTCGGCGATTCGGTGGAACCGGAGCGGATCGAGAAAATTTTTCGGCTGCAGGACGAAGTGCTGTACGAAAAATTCAAAGCGACCGTGATGGAAGTGCCGATCGATATTTTGCAGGCGACCGACGATATCGTCACGCTTGCGCGCATGCAGCTCGGCAAAACGATCAGCGACGGCATCTATGTCTCGCTGTCCGACCATATCCATTTCGCGATCCAGCGGCTTCGGGACGGCATGATCGTGCGCAATCCGCTGTCGTGGGAAATCCAGCATTTTTACAAAGCCGAATACGACGTGGCCCGGGAATCGCTCGACATTCTCAAGGAACGTCTGGGCGTCGAGTTTCCCAAAGAAGAGATTTGCAATATCGCGCTGCATTTCGTCAACGCGGAAGTGAACGATTCGATGAACGACGTGACGCATCTGATGCAGCTGCTGCAGGAGATTATGAACATCGTCAAGTACCATTACAACGTGGAACTCGACGAGGACAGCGTGAACTATTTTCGCTTCATTACGCATCTCAAGTATTTCTGCCAGCGCGTCGTCACGCATTCGAGCCACGAAGACGTCGAAGAGTATCTGTACGAGATCGTCAGGAAAAACTACCCGGAGGCGTTTGCCTGCATCGGGAAGATCGAACGTTTTATCCGCAAAAATTACCAATACGAAATGACCCACTCCGAGCAGCTGTATCTGTCGCTGCATCTGGAGCGGCTCATGAAAAACCGAACGGCATAAAACCGGAGGCGCTCCCTTTGATCGGCGGGCGCTTCCGCAGGGCTTGTTACTGTTCAATCAGGCAATACCCGGATGATTCAGACGTTCCCGCGAAGGGAACCGTCTATTCGTTCGGGTCTTTTTTTTGCGCCAAAATCAACGACATTCCAATCAAAATGGAGGAAAACGGCATGAATCATCAGGAAACGGCCCGCAAAATCGTCGAATGGGTCGGCGGACCGGATAACGTCAATTCCGTGTACCACTGCGTTACGCGTCTTCGCTTCAGTCTCAAGGACAATGCCAAAGCCGACGCGGCCGAATTGAAAAAACTCGATAAAGTGATGGGCACCAATATCGCGGGAGACCAGTACCAGGTCATCATCGGCAACGACGTGTCCAAAGTCTACGACGCGATGGCCCAGCAATATCCGGCGTTCAAAGCGGACGCGGCACCTGCCGCCGAAGCGGACAGCGGTTCCGGCGCGAAAAAAACGAAAAATCCGATCTCGCGCCTGTTCGACTTCATCGCGGGCGTATTCGCCCCGATCCTGCCGGCAATCGCCGGCGCGGGCCTGCTCAAAGGGTTCCTCGCGCTGTTCGTCGCCTGGAACTGGATGTCGGTCGATACCGACGTCTACGGCATTCTCTCCGCGATCGGCGACGGCGTATTCTACTTCCTGCCCGTCCTGATCGCCGTCAGCGCTTCGCGCAAGTTCGGCGCCAATCCGTACGTCGGCATAGCCGTCGTCGCCGCGCTGCTGTACCCGGACATGGGCGCGCTGCTCTCGTCCGGCAATCCGGTCTCGTTCCTCGGGCTGCCGGTTACGGCCGTCACGTATTCGTCGACCGTCATTCCGATCCTGCTGG
This genomic window contains:
- a CDS encoding RNA polymerase sigma factor — translated: MVDDNTLFITYREDVYRYCLHMLRNQTDAEDICQEVFVKAMLADRSQVEHVKAWLMRITANECHSLMRRRTNGNVKEKKAFTINVPLRAPQSVEQTFEKSETADEFGNLLNKLKPKVREALLLYYMADLSTAETAEALGVPVGTAKSRVNRGLKMLKKLYEKSPESPGKGSERHVSNY
- a CDS encoding MFS transporter, whose product is MPVKPGALAEGSDPNPAGSATRIPAPESRPRGTVYGVLFAIGLVHLFNDSMQAVIPAIMPILQDSMSLSYGQLGWILFAINFTASIMQPVIGLFADKRPTPSLLPIAMASTLTGMLLLAYAPSYAAVIVAVIFVGLGSAAFHPEGSRVSHMAAGPRRGLAQSIFQVGGNAGQSLAPLLTRLIFIPLGQFGAIWFTGLAALGIVIQLFIARWYGRTLKAAAHAKKTAVRTALSPQARKRILSAMTLLLLLVFVRSWYVTSVGSYYAFYLRDVFGVSIADAQIYVFLFLAAGAVGTLLGGPLADRFGKRNVLFASMLLAAPLTLALPYANLTWTGILLTLIGFILLSSFSVSVVYAQMLIPGRIGAVSGLVTGLAFGMGGIGGLVLGSWMDAAGVAAVMRFCSFLPLLGVLTFLLPSDRKLNAWARENGAEV
- the licT gene encoding BglG family transcription antiterminator LicT; the encoded protein is MIIKQIFNNNIVSTVDDKNQELLILGRGIGFNSKVGDSVEPERIEKIFRLQDEVLYEKFKATVMEVPIDILQATDDIVTLARMQLGKTISDGIYVSLSDHIHFAIQRLRDGMIVRNPLSWEIQHFYKAEYDVARESLDILKERLGVEFPKEEICNIALHFVNAEVNDSMNDVTHLMQLLQEIMNIVKYHYNVELDEDSVNYFRFITHLKYFCQRVVTHSSHEDVEEYLYEIVRKNYPEAFACIGKIERFIRKNYQYEMTHSEQLYLSLHLERLMKNRTA